A window from Lepus europaeus isolate LE1 chromosome 20, mLepTim1.pri, whole genome shotgun sequence encodes these proteins:
- the DDX56 gene encoding probable ATP-dependent RNA helicase DDX56 has product MADPDSLGFEHMGLDPRLLQAVTDLGWSRPTLIQEKAIPLALEGKDLLARARTGSGKTAAYAIPMLQLLLHRKATGAVLEQAVRGLVLVPTKELARQAQAMIQQLASYCARDVRVANVSAAEDSASQRAVLMEKPDVVVGTPSRVLSHLQQQNLQLRDSLELLVVDEADLLFSFGFEDELKSLLCHLPRIYQAFLMSATFNEDVQALKELVLHNPVTLKLQESQLPGPEQLQQFQVVCETEEDKFLLLYALLKLSLVRGKCLLFVNTLERSYRLRLFLEQFSIPSCVLNGELPLRSRCHIISQFNQGFYDCVIATDTQVLGAPAKGKQRGRGPKGDKASDQEAGVARGIDFHHVSAVLNFDLPPTPEAYVHRAGRTARANNPGIVLTFVRPTEQSHLGKIEELLSGAGEAPVLLPYQFRMEEIEGFRYRCRDAMHSVTKQAIREARLKEIKEELLHSEKLKTYFEDNPRDLQLLRHDLPLHPAVVKPHLGNVPDYLVPPALRGFVRPSKKRKKLSSSCRKAKKMKSQNPLRSFKHRGKKSRPPATPS; this is encoded by the exons ATGGCGGACCCAGATTCGCTGGGCTTCGAACACATGGGCCTGGACCCCCGGCTCCTGCAG GCCGTCACCGATCTGGGCTGGTCGCGACCCACGCTGATCCAGGAGAAGGCCATCCCGCTGGCCCTGGAGGGGAAGGACCTCCTGGCCCGCGCCCGCACGGGCTCGGGGAAGACCGCCGCCTACGCCATCCCGatgctgcagctgctgctccacAGGAAGGCG ACAGGCGCTGTGCTGGAACAGGCTGTCAGAGGGCTCGTCCTCGTGCCTACCAAGGAGCTGGCGCGACAGGCCCAGGCCATGATTCAGCAGCTGGCCAGCTACTGCGCTCGGGACGTGCGGGTGGCCAACGTCTCAGCTGCCGAAGACTCAGCCTCCCAGAG agctgtgctgatggaGAAGCCAGACGTAGTGGTCGGGACCCCCTCTCGGGTGTTGAGCCACCTGCAGCAGCAGAACCTGCAGCTGCGGGACTCCCTGGAGCTGCTGGTGGTGGACGAGGCTGACCTCCTGTTCTCCTTCGGCTTCGAGGACGAACTCAAGAGCCTGCTCTG TCACTTGCCCCGGATTTACCAGGCCTTTCTCATGTCGGCTACTTTCAACGAGGACGTGCAAGCGCTGAAGGAGCTGGTGCTGCATAACCCG GTCACCCTCAAGCTacaggagtcccagctgccaggGCCGGAGCAGCTGCAGCAGTTCCAGGTGGTCTGCGAGACCGAGGAAgacaagttcctgctgctctacgCCCTGCTCAAGCTGTCCTTGGTCCGCGGCAAGTGCTTGCTCTTCGTCAACACTCTGGAGCGGAGCTACCGGCTGCGCCTGTTCCTGGAGCAGTTCAGCATCCCCTCCTGCGTGCTCAATGGCGAGCTCCCGCTGCGCTCCAG GTGCCACATCATCTCCCAGTTCAACCAGGGCTTCTACGACTGCGTCATAGCCACTGATACCCAAGTCCTGGGGGCCCCGGCCAAGGGCAAGCAGCGGGGCCGAGGGCCCAAAGGGGACAA GGCCTCTGACCAGGAGGCAGGCGTGGCCCGGGGCATAGACTTCCACCACGTGTCCGCTGTGCTCAACTTTGACCTCCCCCCTACCCCTGAGGCCTATGTCCATCGAGCTGGCAG GACGGCGCGCGCCAATAACCCTGGCATCGTCTTGACCTTTGTGCGGCCCACGGAGCAGTCCCACCTGGGCAAGATTGAGGAGCTTCTTAGTGGAG CCGGCGAGGCCCCTGTCTTGCTTCCCTACCAGTTCCGGATGGAGGAGATCGAGGGCTTCCGCTATCGCTGCAGG GATGCCATGCACTCCGTGACAAAGCAGGCCATCCGCGAGGCGAGGTTGAAGGAGATAAAGGAAGAGCTGCTGCACTCCGAGAAGCTCAAG ACCTACTTTGAAGACAACCCCAGGGACCTGCAGCTGCTGCGGCACGACCTGCCCCTGCACCCCGCTGTGGTGAAACCTCACCTGGGCAACGTCCCGGACTACCTGG TTCCTCCTGCTCTTCGTGGCTTCGTACGCCCTTCCAAGAAGCGGAAGAAGCTCTCATCCTCCTGTAGGAAGGCCAAG AAGATGAAGAGCCAGAATCCACTGCGCAGCTTCAAGCACAGAGGAAAGAAATCCAGACCCCCAGCGACGCCCTCCTGA